One stretch of Nocardia mangyaensis DNA includes these proteins:
- a CDS encoding HAD family hydrolase has protein sequence MSSGPPCTATAFDIEPVSSALRTRPAALLLDFGGVVFETRKRPEGLRDASVLVHTELRRAGHTIDVDSLHASMAAGLAALRHWKHAMSRTREPRELTHRALWQDFLLADQPEPVRATAAGDATRLMAAINPLLNDHQVRPGVPELLRTAQALAIPVGIVSNAHSGLAHRTLLREFGLAEFVAVQLYSDEAGIRKPHPDMIHRAAAALGVTSAQCWYVGDTQDRDVQSGRRAGVGAVVLTRSKHTDSPPFAVLDRPDAIFDTPEGLLPLLTAAGGHPAAPSISPPRPATPARRGMPKALLLDQGGVLTDSAKTPQAVTDFAADIAARLRTAGHAVPDALMADALEHGHLAYQAAKRTEQVDNRCPEVTPAQFWGEFVGPHLPGTARDWLLAEASELTFGYAQAKSSFRLRDGVAELLTWCRDAGLPVAIVSNTICGRSGRARLHDAGVLDLIGAFAYSDEVGYRKPDPTLVFAATAALGLDPAECWFVGDKPWRDATSARAAGVGTAVIVRGGSPTDDELADGLADDQPDLLLDSITEVIQALRTAHETP, from the coding sequence ATGTCATCGGGCCCACCCTGTACCGCCACCGCGTTCGACATCGAACCGGTCTCGTCAGCCCTGCGGACGCGACCCGCCGCGCTGCTGCTCGACTTCGGCGGGGTGGTGTTCGAAACGCGCAAACGGCCCGAGGGCTTGCGCGACGCGTCTGTCCTGGTACACACCGAACTGCGCCGCGCGGGCCACACGATCGATGTCGACTCCCTGCACGCCTCGATGGCAGCGGGACTGGCCGCACTCCGGCACTGGAAACACGCGATGAGCCGCACCCGCGAGCCACGGGAACTGACCCATCGCGCCCTGTGGCAGGACTTCCTGCTCGCCGATCAGCCCGAGCCGGTGCGCGCGACCGCCGCCGGTGACGCGACGCGCCTCATGGCGGCGATCAATCCACTACTCAACGATCACCAGGTGCGGCCCGGCGTGCCCGAATTGCTCCGCACCGCACAGGCACTCGCGATTCCCGTCGGCATCGTCAGCAACGCGCACTCGGGTCTGGCCCATCGCACTCTGCTGCGCGAGTTCGGGCTCGCCGAATTCGTCGCGGTGCAGCTCTACTCCGACGAAGCCGGCATCCGCAAGCCACACCCGGACATGATTCACCGCGCCGCCGCGGCCCTCGGGGTCACCTCGGCGCAGTGCTGGTACGTCGGCGACACCCAGGATCGAGATGTCCAGTCCGGCCGCCGAGCAGGAGTCGGCGCGGTGGTCCTCACCCGCAGCAAGCACACCGACAGCCCGCCCTTCGCGGTTCTCGACCGCCCTGACGCGATCTTCGACACCCCGGAGGGTCTCCTTCCGCTGCTCACGGCCGCAGGCGGTCACCCGGCCGCGCCGTCGATCTCGCCCCCGCGGCCGGCTACTCCGGCGCGACGCGGGATGCCGAAGGCGCTGCTGCTCGATCAGGGCGGCGTCCTGACCGACTCCGCGAAGACCCCGCAGGCGGTCACCGACTTCGCCGCTGACATCGCGGCCAGGCTGCGCACCGCCGGACATGCCGTCCCCGACGCGCTGATGGCCGACGCGCTCGAGCACGGGCACCTGGCATACCAGGCCGCCAAACGCACCGAGCAGGTCGACAACCGCTGCCCCGAGGTGACCCCCGCACAGTTCTGGGGCGAATTCGTCGGCCCCCACCTGCCGGGGACAGCCCGGGACTGGCTGCTGGCCGAGGCGAGCGAACTCACCTTCGGCTACGCCCAGGCCAAGAGCAGCTTCCGGCTGCGCGACGGAGTCGCCGAACTTCTCACCTGGTGCCGGGACGCGGGGCTACCGGTGGCGATCGTGTCCAACACGATCTGCGGTCGCAGTGGTCGAGCCCGCCTGCACGACGCCGGTGTCCTCGACCTGATCGGCGCGTTCGCCTACTCCGACGAAGTCGGCTATCGCAAGCCCGATCCCACGCTCGTGTTCGCCGCCACCGCCGCGCTCGGCCTCGACCCGGCCGAATGCTGGTTCGTCGGTGACAAGCCGTGGCGCGACGCGACTTCGGCCCGCGCCGCCGGCGTCGGCACCGCCGTCATCGTGCGTGGCGGCTCACCCACCGACGACGAGCTGGCCGACGGACTGGCCGACGACCAGCCCGACCTGCTGCTCGACAGCATCACCGAGGTAATCCAGGCGCTGCGCACAGCCCACGAAACCCCCTGA